GCATCGTCAGCTGGATGGTTGGAACCGCTGACGGTTTCCTTGCCGATGCCGCCGAGTCCCAGTTCGGGGCGGTGGCAAGCAATACCGGCACGATCGTCCTGCTGATGGTCACGCTCTCGCTGATCGGCGTCTGCATCAACATGGCCTTCCAGTTCCGCAGCATGGATGGGGCCAGCTTCTTCTGGTACCTGATCAAGCTGATGTTGATAGGGCTCTTCGCATTCAACTGGGCCAACTTCAACGCGGTCGCCAATGCCGTGATCGGCGGGCTCGACCACGTCGCCGGGGCCCTGATCTCCTCGGTTGGCGGCGGCGGGGCAGGGGCCACCTACTTCGCGGGCGAATTCGACCGGCTGATCACCGAGTTCAGCCAATACCTGAACGCGATAGGCAACAACCTGAACTGGATGACCGGCGCGATCCTCGGCGGGATCGGCCTTGTCATGTTGAGCCTGCTTGGTTTCATGACCGGCATCGTCCTCATCTTCGCCAAGATGATGCTCACCCTGATGCTCGGCCTTGCGCCGATCATGATCGCGCTGTCGCTCTTCGATGCGACCAAGGATTTCTTCCACAGATGGGTCTCGACGACGATCAGCTACGCCTTCTACCCCATCGTCATCGCCGCCATGTTCTCGACCGTGGTCGGTATGGCGAATTCGCTGCTGGCCCAGCTCGGTGACCCGAACTCGGCCACTAACATCGGCTCGCTGGTCCCGTTCTTCGTGATGGTGTTCCTAGCCAAGGGCTTCGTTGCGGCAACACCACTGATTGTGCGGGGGATCTCGGGGAACCTGATGGTGGCTGCGGCACCCGCTGTGGTCGCGGGATCGACCGGGATCATGCGGGGGATATTCAATACCGACGGCGTCAAGGGCAGGGCGCGGATCGGTGCGCTCACGACAGGTGAAGTGATCGGACGAGGGGCCGTTCAGGCCCCCGCGGCCGTGCGGAGCGCCGCGGCAACGGCAAGCGCGCAGGTGGTACGGATGGCCGAGAGGGCGAAGCGGCTGGGTCCGTGACCACGGCGACAATGCTGACGAAATCGAGATGAATTCGGAGGGAACACATGACCGATAAGCAGAAGGTCACCATGGCTTCGGTCATACTCAGGCGGTTTGGCTTTACCAACCTCGAAGCAGCCCAGTTCTGGGGGGTGCGCGAAGAAACGGTGGCCAAGTGGGCAACGGGCGAAACCGATATGCCGACGACCATGCAGCTCACAGCGCTTGAGCAAATCAATGCCTGGCAAAGCTATTGTCGGCAGATGGCAGGTGTTTATCACGATATCTTCCAGGAAGCGCCTGAAGCATACATCGGCGTTTTGAGCGCGAACGACGCGGCCGCATATGGAGTTCCTGAAAGTGAT
The Roseibaca calidilacus DNA segment above includes these coding regions:
- a CDS encoding type IV secretion system protein, with the protein product MSIVSWMVGTADGFLADAAESQFGAVASNTGTIVLLMVTLSLIGVCINMAFQFRSMDGASFFWYLIKLMLIGLFAFNWANFNAVANAVIGGLDHVAGALISSVGGGGAGATYFAGEFDRLITEFSQYLNAIGNNLNWMTGAILGGIGLVMLSLLGFMTGIVLIFAKMMLTLMLGLAPIMIALSLFDATKDFFHRWVSTTISYAFYPIVIAAMFSTVVGMANSLLAQLGDPNSATNIGSLVPFFVMVFLAKGFVAATPLIVRGISGNLMVAAAPAVVAGSTGIMRGIFNTDGVKGRARIGALTTGEVIGRGAVQAPAAVRSAAATASAQVVRMAERAKRLGP